In Paraflavitalea devenefica, the following are encoded in one genomic region:
- a CDS encoding DUF6265 family protein produces the protein MKNTLITLLLAGCSYGMQAQDLAKEATDNFNKLSWLAGTWKRTNVKAGRQAHERWENAGAGQMKGVGVTMKEQDTLFVEKLKLVIKDNAVWYVADVPHNKQEVYFKLTAITPDGFTCENPAHDFPKKIVYQLEGNKLKATISGDGKAVDYLFERQ, from the coding sequence ATGAAAAATACCCTTATTACCCTCTTATTAGCCGGATGTAGTTACGGCATGCAGGCACAGGATCTTGCCAAAGAAGCCACCGATAACTTTAATAAACTAAGCTGGCTGGCCGGTACCTGGAAGCGCACCAATGTAAAGGCAGGCCGCCAGGCGCATGAACGTTGGGAAAATGCCGGTGCGGGACAAATGAAAGGTGTGGGGGTTACGATGAAAGAGCAGGATACCTTGTTTGTTGAAAAGCTAAAGCTGGTCATAAAAGACAATGCAGTCTGGTATGTGGCCGATGTGCCGCACAACAAACAGGAAGTATACTTTAAGCTCACCGCCATCACGCCGGATGGATTCACCTGTGAAAACCCTGCGCATGACTTCCCGAAGAAAATAGTATACCAGCTCGAAGGCAACAAACTGAAAGCGACCATCTCCGGCGATGGTAAAGCGGTTGATTACCTGTTTGAGCGCCAATAG
- a CDS encoding helix-turn-helix transcriptional regulator translates to MIFKRIPPPADLQKIIDCYWIIENDDPTPHLQKIIPDGFCEIIFHYKDPYRICLTDIWEQQSMRLVAGQISRYFFLENTGAAGIIGIKVQPATLTHLFNLDMHLLTDKVLDLREALGNRLDALEQNLHSTHDHDEVITFLNQHFRTILVNARYEESPADKAVRLIFAQKGMISVADITDSIGVSERQLERLFKKYIGLSPKFFTRIIRFSTIFQLIQQEDPGWAGLAYESGFYDQSHFIRNFKAFTGEEPSRYGFDEKNMANFFLKKKP, encoded by the coding sequence ATGATCTTTAAAAGAATCCCTCCTCCTGCCGATCTCCAAAAGATCATAGACTGCTACTGGATCATTGAAAATGACGATCCCACCCCGCATCTGCAAAAGATCATTCCCGACGGTTTCTGCGAGATCATCTTTCATTACAAAGACCCTTACCGCATCTGCCTGACGGATATATGGGAACAACAGTCCATGCGCCTCGTAGCCGGGCAGATCAGTCGTTACTTCTTCCTGGAAAATACCGGTGCTGCAGGCATTATAGGCATCAAAGTACAACCTGCAACCCTTACCCACCTCTTCAACCTGGACATGCACCTGCTTACCGACAAAGTCCTTGACCTCCGGGAGGCGCTGGGCAACAGGCTGGATGCCCTGGAGCAGAACCTGCACAGTACCCATGATCATGACGAGGTCATCACCTTCCTCAATCAACACTTCCGGACAATACTGGTCAATGCCCGTTATGAGGAATCGCCTGCCGACAAAGCCGTCCGCCTCATCTTTGCACAAAAGGGAATGATCTCCGTGGCCGATATCACGGACAGCATCGGCGTCAGTGAGCGGCAACTGGAACGCCTGTTTAAAAAATACATTGGCCTATCGCCAAAATTCTTCACGCGCATCATCCGTTTCAGCACCATCTTTCAGCTTATTCAGCAGGAAGACCCGGGCTGGGCAGGTCTTGCGTATGAATCCGGCTTTTACGACCAGTCGCATTTCATCCGCAACTTCAAAGCCTTTACCGGCGAAGAACCCTCCCGCTACGGCTTTGATGAAAAGAACATGGCCAACTTCTTCCTGAAAAAGAAACCTTAA
- a CDS encoding sensor histidine kinase: MGVRLKTKLSLGLGFLFLVILTFGILSLYYINRLSSDANRILKNNYESLVYSNNMLGALEDLPDDSSAITVFRANLRNQEANITEPGEREVTESLQKNFQELLANPEDSSNYVQVRESIRMINDLNQEAILKKNAIAGATAESAKLWLTIIFTTLILIVLTFIYNFPGVIAEPVAKLADGIREIANKNYGKRIYLKQEDEFGELAQAFNSMAGKLDEYENSNLAKLTFEKKRIETIINQMRDGIIGLDEKGHLLFLNAVAEKLLGLKEADILGKYAPDLALKNDLMRTLLQEEGTKKELKIYADNKESYFNKDVLHVVNNGQVAGKVIVLRNITLFHELNEAKTNFIATVSHELKTPLSSIKMSAQLLTDNRVGQLNTEQQELTKSISEDADRLLNITSELLNMSQVETGNIQLKLQPARPAAIIEQAVQAVQFQAQQKNITLRTNLPEDLPAVQADKEKTSWVIINFLTNAIRYSPDTSFIDIAAYHKDNKVFFTVTDYGRGIDEKYLPRIFDRYFKVPGTHERNGTGLGLAISKEFIEAQGGAIWVKSRIGEGSLFGFHLSQAK; encoded by the coding sequence ATGGGCGTTCGTTTAAAAACAAAACTATCACTTGGCCTGGGATTCCTCTTCCTGGTGATCCTCACCTTCGGTATCCTGAGCCTCTATTACATCAACCGCCTCAGCAGTGATGCCAACAGGATACTCAAAAACAACTACGAGTCCCTCGTTTATTCCAATAACATGCTCGGGGCCCTCGAAGACCTTCCGGACGATTCCTCGGCTATTACGGTGTTCAGGGCCAACCTGCGCAACCAGGAGGCCAACATAACAGAACCCGGCGAGAGAGAAGTGACTGAATCCCTGCAAAAGAACTTCCAGGAACTGCTGGCCAATCCGGAGGACTCATCCAACTATGTACAGGTGCGTGAATCCATCCGCATGATTAATGACCTGAACCAGGAAGCCATCCTTAAAAAAAATGCTATTGCCGGCGCAACAGCCGAAAGTGCGAAACTTTGGCTCACCATCATATTTACCACCCTCATTCTGATAGTGCTCACCTTCATCTATAATTTTCCGGGCGTTATTGCCGAGCCTGTGGCCAAGCTGGCGGATGGCATCCGGGAAATTGCCAACAAAAACTATGGCAAGCGTATTTACCTCAAACAGGAAGATGAATTTGGCGAACTGGCCCAGGCATTCAACAGCATGGCAGGCAAGCTGGATGAGTATGAGAACAGCAACCTGGCAAAACTCACCTTTGAAAAGAAGCGTATCGAAACCATCATCAACCAGATGCGGGATGGTATCATTGGTCTTGATGAAAAAGGACACCTCCTTTTCCTGAACGCAGTGGCGGAAAAACTGCTGGGACTGAAAGAAGCAGACATCCTGGGCAAATATGCGCCCGATCTGGCTTTGAAAAATGACCTTATGCGCACGCTCCTCCAGGAAGAGGGAACCAAAAAGGAACTGAAAATATATGCCGATAACAAAGAGAGCTACTTCAATAAAGACGTATTGCATGTGGTCAACAATGGCCAGGTAGCTGGTAAAGTGATCGTTCTACGCAACATCACCTTGTTCCATGAGCTCAATGAGGCCAAGACCAACTTCATCGCTACTGTATCGCATGAGCTCAAAACACCGCTTTCCTCCATCAAAATGAGCGCGCAACTGCTCACCGACAACAGGGTGGGGCAACTCAATACAGAACAACAGGAGCTTACCAAAAGCATCAGTGAAGATGCCGACAGGTTGCTGAACATCACCAGTGAGCTGCTCAACATGTCGCAGGTGGAAACCGGTAACATTCAGTTGAAGCTGCAACCGGCCCGGCCGGCAGCCATCATAGAACAGGCGGTGCAAGCTGTACAATTCCAGGCCCAGCAGAAAAACATCACCCTGCGCACCAACCTGCCGGAAGACCTCCCTGCCGTACAGGCCGACAAGGAAAAGACCTCCTGGGTCATCATCAACTTCCTCACCAATGCCATCAGGTATTCACCCGATACTTCCTTTATTGACATTGCCGCTTACCACAAAGACAACAAAGTATTCTTCACCGTCACGGATTATGGCAGGGGCATTGACGAAAAATACCTGCCCCGCATTTTTGACCGTTACTTCAAAGTGCCCGGTACGCACGAACGCAATGGCACAGGCCTCGGTCTGGCTATCTCTAAAGAATTTATCGAAGCACAGGGCGGCGCCATCTGGGTAAAAAGCCGCATCGGCGAAGGCAGCCTCTTCGGCTTTCATCTTTCACAGGCAAAATGA
- a CDS encoding sensor protein KdpD has protein sequence MPDREQNVEHFIELIRQSRRGKFKIYIGMSAGVGKTYRMLQEAHTLLRNGVDVKIGYIETHNRKETQALIEGLPVIPRRKLFYKGKELDELDVQAILNLHPEVVIVDELAHTNIEGSKNEKRWQDVMDILDAGINVISAVNIQHIESLNEEVKDITGIEVTERVPDNVLKQADEVVNIDLTADELVTRLREGKIYTPEKVETALRNFFQSEKILQLRELALKEVASQVERKIETELPRNAYARQERFLACISSNHEIARKVIRKTARLSSYYNSKWYLLYVQTPREDGDKIGLAAQRHLINNFKLATELGGEVIKIKHSNIAKGIIEVAEQRKVTTICIGKPHLNLFSVILSTAVFNQLLNKLSAADIDIVILS, from the coding sequence ATGCCCGATCGCGAACAAAACGTAGAACATTTTATAGAGCTCATCCGCCAGTCGAGGCGGGGCAAGTTCAAGATCTACATTGGTATGAGCGCCGGTGTGGGAAAAACCTATCGTATGTTGCAGGAGGCCCACACCTTGCTGCGCAATGGCGTGGATGTTAAAATAGGGTACATTGAAACCCACAACCGCAAAGAAACCCAGGCCCTCATCGAAGGCCTGCCCGTAATACCCCGTCGTAAACTATTCTATAAGGGAAAGGAGTTGGATGAGCTGGATGTACAGGCTATCCTGAACCTGCATCCCGAAGTGGTGATCGTAGACGAACTGGCCCATACCAACATTGAAGGCAGCAAAAATGAAAAACGCTGGCAGGATGTAATGGATATTCTTGATGCCGGTATCAATGTCATCAGTGCGGTTAACATACAACACATTGAAAGCCTCAATGAAGAAGTAAAGGATATTACCGGCATAGAAGTGACCGAGCGGGTACCGGACAATGTATTGAAACAGGCCGATGAAGTAGTGAACATTGACCTTACTGCCGATGAATTGGTCACCAGGCTGCGGGAAGGGAAGATCTATACGCCGGAAAAAGTGGAGACTGCCCTGCGCAACTTCTTTCAGTCTGAAAAAATACTGCAGCTCCGGGAGCTGGCGCTCAAGGAAGTGGCCAGCCAGGTAGAACGTAAAATAGAAACAGAGCTGCCCCGCAATGCTTATGCCCGCCAGGAGCGCTTCCTGGCCTGCATCAGCAGCAACCATGAAATAGCCAGGAAAGTAATACGAAAGACCGCCCGGCTATCCAGCTATTACAATTCCAAATGGTACCTGTTATATGTACAAACTCCGCGGGAAGATGGCGATAAAATTGGCCTGGCTGCACAGCGACACCTCATCAATAACTTTAAACTGGCTACGGAGCTCGGCGGGGAGGTCATTAAAATTAAACACAGTAATATTGCCAAAGGGATCATAGAAGTGGCCGAACAGCGGAAAGTAACCACCATCTGCATTGGTAAGCCACACCTCAACCTGTTCAGTGTCATCCTGAGCACGGCGGTATTCAACCAGTTATTGAACAAACTGTCTGCTGCAGATATTGACATTGTAATCCTTTCATAA
- a CDS encoding porin produces MKKFLTGTALMMSLNALAQESKPSPLTFSGYTELYYSYDFNKPADNNKAGFLYSHNRHNEFNLNLGFLKAAYNTENVRANLAVGAGTYMNANYAAEPGVLKNIYEANAGVKLSKKKNLWLDAGIFGSHIGFESAISKDCWTLTRSILAENTPYYEAGAKLTYTSDNNKWIISGMALNGWQRIKRVDGNSLMSFGTQIQFKSNSTTTLNYSTFIGTDKPDSARLMRYFHNLYAIFNLSDKLGVTAGFDIGTEQKAKGSSDMNTWYSPVLILKYGINDKWAIAARGEYYEDKNGVIIATGTPNGFKTTGFSLNLDYAPASNVLVCLEGRSLNSKDEIFIKEDNTKKNDLFITTSVAISF; encoded by the coding sequence ATGAAAAAGTTTTTAACTGGTACTGCCTTAATGATGAGCCTAAACGCCTTAGCGCAGGAAAGCAAGCCCTCACCACTTACCTTTAGTGGTTATACAGAACTCTATTACTCTTATGATTTCAATAAACCCGCAGATAACAACAAAGCCGGATTCCTGTACAGCCATAACCGTCACAATGAGTTCAACCTTAACCTCGGTTTCCTGAAAGCTGCTTACAATACCGAAAATGTAAGGGCCAACCTGGCCGTAGGGGCCGGTACTTACATGAATGCCAACTATGCGGCTGAACCCGGCGTATTGAAAAACATCTATGAAGCCAATGCAGGCGTAAAACTGTCAAAGAAGAAAAACCTTTGGCTCGATGCCGGTATTTTTGGCTCTCATATAGGCTTTGAAAGCGCCATTTCAAAAGATTGCTGGACATTGACCAGGAGTATCCTGGCAGAAAACACGCCTTATTATGAAGCCGGCGCCAAATTGACCTATACCAGTGATAACAACAAATGGATCATCAGTGGCATGGCCCTCAACGGCTGGCAACGTATTAAAAGGGTAGACGGAAACTCCCTCATGAGCTTTGGCACACAAATCCAGTTCAAATCAAATAGTACTACCACGCTTAATTATAGCACTTTCATCGGGACCGATAAACCTGATAGCGCCCGCCTCATGCGTTATTTCCATAACCTGTATGCCATCTTTAACCTGAGTGATAAACTGGGTGTTACAGCCGGCTTTGATATCGGTACAGAACAAAAAGCAAAAGGCAGCAGCGACATGAATACCTGGTATTCACCGGTATTGATCCTCAAATACGGTATCAATGACAAATGGGCCATTGCCGCCAGGGGCGAATATTATGAAGATAAGAACGGGGTGATCATTGCTACCGGCACCCCCAATGGCTTTAAAACCACCGGCTTTTCCCTGAACCTGGACTATGCACCTGCCTCCAATGTACTGGTATGCCTCGAAGGCAGGAGCCTGAACAGCAAAGACGAAATATTTATCAAAGAAGATAATACAAAGAAAAATGACCTCTTTATTACCACTTCTGTAGCTATCAGCTTTTAA
- a CDS encoding K(+)-transporting ATPase subunit C — MKKYILPSLKLTIIMIVLLALVYPILIAAIGKMAPGAGKGETVTVNGKVVGYALVGQKFTEDKYFQGRPSAVDYNAAGSAGSNKGPSNPDYLKTVQERIDSFLVHNPGVKKEDIPAELVTASGSGLDPDLSPAAAKIQVKRIAAIRKLEESKLIGLIDQQTEGPFLGLFGPAKVNVLKLNIALDKLQ, encoded by the coding sequence ATGAAAAAGTACATTCTGCCTTCCCTGAAGCTCACCATAATAATGATCGTATTACTGGCATTGGTCTACCCCATCCTCATAGCTGCCATTGGTAAAATGGCGCCCGGGGCAGGCAAAGGAGAAACAGTTACAGTAAATGGCAAAGTGGTAGGCTATGCCCTCGTAGGCCAAAAATTTACAGAAGATAAATATTTCCAGGGCCGTCCTTCTGCGGTAGACTACAATGCGGCCGGCTCTGCCGGTTCCAATAAAGGCCCTTCTAATCCTGATTATTTGAAAACAGTACAGGAAAGGATTGACAGCTTCCTGGTACACAATCCCGGTGTAAAGAAAGAAGACATCCCTGCCGAACTGGTAACCGCTTCCGGCAGTGGCCTCGATCCCGATCTTTCACCGGCTGCAGCTAAAATACAGGTAAAGCGAATTGCTGCCATCCGTAAGCTGGAGGAAAGTAAGCTCATCGGATTAATTGATCAGCAAACCGAGGGCCCTTTCCTCGGCCTCTTTGGCCCCGCCAAAGTAAATGTGCTCAAACTCAACATAGCATTGGACAAATTGCAATAG
- the kdpB gene encoding potassium-transporting ATPase subunit KdpB, translating to MKNNNTALFPRRMVLTALKQSFVKLNPRIMFRNPVMFTVELGTFVMLGVCIWIAAGETGQGSLTYNALITAILLITVLFANFAEAIAEARGKAQADSLRKTREDTPAKKIFVVGEIYTNEIKIIPSSQLRKGDKFVCEAGDIIPMDGEIVEGLATIDESAITGESAPVIRESGGDKSSVTGGTKVLSDRIVVQVTTEPGESFLDKMIALVEGASRQKTPNEIALTILLASFTLIFIIVCVTLKPFADYANTSITIAAFISLFVCLIPTTIGGLLSAIGIAGMDRALRANVITKSGKAVETAGDLDTLLLDKTGTITIGNRKATNFWPSGNTRENDFIEACVLASLADETPEGKSIIELAAGKGVKHSPSANGLKFIPFTAETRSSGVDLSDGTKIRKGASDAIKTRIKKAGNGFPVETEEKVQEIAKNGGTPLVVSRDEAVLGVIELQDIIKPGIQERFERLRKMGVKTVMVTGDNPLTAKYIAQKAGVDDFIAEAKPEDKMNYIKKEQQGGKLVAMMGDGTNDAPALAQADVGVAMNSGTQAAKEAGNMVDLDNDPTKLIEIVEIGKQLLMTRGTLTTFSIANDVAKYFAIVPALFITSIPALQALNIMHLKSPESAILSAIIFNALIIPILIPLALRGVAYKPIGASALLRRNLFMYGLGGIVVPFIGIKLIDLLLGLFM from the coding sequence ATGAAAAATAATAACACAGCTTTATTCCCCCGCCGCATGGTACTGACCGCCCTCAAGCAGTCATTCGTAAAGCTCAACCCCCGTATCATGTTCCGCAATCCCGTTATGTTTACGGTAGAACTGGGCACCTTTGTCATGCTGGGTGTTTGTATCTGGATTGCCGCGGGTGAAACAGGACAGGGCAGCCTGACCTACAACGCACTCATCACAGCCATCCTGTTAATAACCGTACTATTCGCCAACTTTGCAGAAGCCATTGCCGAAGCCCGTGGTAAAGCACAGGCCGACAGCCTGCGCAAAACGAGGGAAGACACGCCTGCCAAGAAAATATTTGTGGTCGGCGAAATATATACCAACGAAATAAAAATAATTCCCTCTTCACAACTGCGTAAAGGCGACAAATTTGTGTGCGAAGCAGGCGACATCATTCCCATGGATGGGGAGATCGTAGAAGGGCTGGCTACCATTGATGAGTCTGCCATCACCGGTGAGTCGGCTCCTGTGATCAGGGAATCCGGTGGTGATAAATCCTCTGTTACGGGCGGCACAAAAGTGCTGTCCGACAGGATTGTGGTGCAGGTAACTACTGAACCCGGTGAAAGCTTTCTGGATAAAATGATTGCCCTCGTAGAAGGGGCCTCCCGTCAAAAGACCCCCAATGAAATAGCCCTCACTATTTTATTGGCCAGCTTTACCCTCATCTTCATCATTGTGTGTGTAACGCTCAAACCTTTTGCCGACTATGCCAATACTTCTATCACCATCGCGGCTTTCATTTCCCTCTTTGTATGCCTGATCCCTACTACTATTGGAGGTTTGCTTTCCGCCATCGGTATTGCCGGTATGGACAGGGCCCTGCGTGCCAATGTCATCACCAAAAGTGGTAAGGCCGTAGAAACAGCCGGCGACCTGGATACCCTGTTACTGGATAAAACAGGCACCATTACCATTGGTAACCGCAAAGCCACCAACTTCTGGCCCTCAGGCAATACGCGTGAAAATGATTTTATAGAAGCTTGTGTACTGGCTTCTCTTGCCGATGAAACACCGGAAGGTAAATCCATCATAGAACTGGCTGCCGGCAAAGGTGTTAAACATTCACCATCAGCCAATGGCCTGAAATTTATTCCCTTCACCGCCGAAACAAGGAGCAGCGGTGTTGACCTCTCCGATGGAACAAAGATCCGCAAAGGCGCTTCTGATGCCATTAAAACACGCATCAAAAAAGCTGGTAACGGATTCCCGGTGGAAACAGAAGAAAAAGTGCAGGAGATCGCTAAGAACGGTGGTACGCCACTGGTAGTAAGCCGTGATGAAGCCGTGCTGGGGGTGATCGAATTGCAGGACATCATCAAGCCCGGTATCCAGGAACGTTTTGAACGCCTGCGCAAAATGGGTGTTAAAACCGTGATGGTTACGGGCGATAACCCGCTTACTGCAAAGTATATTGCCCAAAAAGCAGGCGTGGATGATTTCATTGCCGAGGCAAAGCCCGAGGATAAAATGAACTACATCAAGAAAGAACAACAGGGCGGCAAACTGGTGGCCATGATGGGCGATGGCACCAATGATGCACCGGCACTGGCCCAGGCCGATGTAGGTGTGGCCATGAACAGTGGCACCCAGGCAGCCAAAGAAGCAGGTAACATGGTAGACCTTGACAATGACCCTACCAAGCTCATTGAGATCGTGGAGATTGGTAAACAATTGCTGATGACAAGAGGTACCCTTACTACCTTTTCCATTGCCAATGACGTAGCCAAATACTTCGCCATTGTACCGGCCTTGTTTATCACGTCTATTCCCGCTTTACAGGCGCTTAACATCATGCACCTCAAAAGCCCGGAAAGCGCGATACTCTCGGCCATTATATTCAATGCTCTTATTATCCCGATCCTGATACCGTTGGCATTGCGTGGCGTGGCCTACAAGCCCATCGGCGCCAGTGCTTTGTTAAGAAGGAACCTGTTCATGTATGGTTTGGGTGGTATTGTAGTTCCCTTTATAGGTATAAAACTCATTGATCTGCTCCTGGGCCTCTTCATGTAG
- the kdpA gene encoding potassium-transporting ATPase subunit KdpA: MNTELTGVIVTFLLTVLLAFPLGRYIAKVFRGDRTVTDFMHPIERFIFRFSGIDPAKKMNWKDFLKAMLTINMLWFVYAFFLLLFQDKLPLNPDGNPGQTPDLAFNTAISFLVNCDLQHYSGESGLTYLTQLFVINFLMFVSAATGIAALVGVLNGLKEKTTNNLGNFWSIFTKTITRILLPLCLIVGVILAFNGTPASFDGKDTITTLQGDSVQVSRGPAAGMIAIKHIGTNGGGWFGANSAHPLENPNYFTNMVELIAQMIIPIAMIFALGFYLNRKKFAYVIFGVMTVGMLCLLIPTIHWEVNGSPAIAHLGVAQPTGAMEGKEVRFGPAASGYWSIVTTIISTGSVNSMHDSSMPLSGMMELLGMMINAFYGGCGVGILNYLIYIIIAVFIAGLMVGRTPEFMGHKVEAREVKIAAIVTLFSAFLLKAGVALAAYFVAHHPEMDWAVKPGNWLNNPGYHGFSEMLYEFTSSNANNGSGFEGLGDNNIFWNVSTGIVLILSRFIPIIGPVAIIGLLANKKFIPESPGTLRTDSVTFGMMTFAVIIIINALSFFPALALGPIAEYFSM; the protein is encoded by the coding sequence ATGAATACAGAATTAACCGGTGTAATCGTAACCTTCCTGCTAACCGTATTGTTGGCATTCCCCCTGGGACGGTATATCGCCAAAGTTTTCCGTGGCGACAGAACGGTTACCGACTTTATGCACCCCATTGAGCGGTTCATCTTCCGCTTCAGTGGTATTGACCCTGCCAAAAAAATGAACTGGAAAGACTTCCTGAAAGCCATGCTTACCATCAACATGTTGTGGTTTGTATACGCTTTCTTCCTGCTCCTCTTCCAGGATAAACTGCCGCTGAATCCCGATGGTAATCCGGGTCAGACGCCTGACCTCGCTTTTAACACCGCCATCAGCTTCCTGGTCAACTGCGATCTGCAACACTATTCCGGTGAATCGGGGCTTACCTATCTCACACAGTTGTTTGTAATAAACTTCCTGATGTTCGTGAGTGCCGCCACCGGTATTGCCGCGCTGGTAGGAGTGCTGAACGGGTTGAAGGAGAAAACGACCAACAACCTCGGTAACTTCTGGAGCATCTTTACAAAAACCATTACCCGCATACTATTACCCCTGTGTTTGATAGTGGGGGTAATACTGGCTTTCAACGGAACGCCCGCCAGCTTTGATGGTAAAGATACCATCACTACCCTGCAAGGTGATTCTGTTCAGGTGTCCCGTGGACCCGCAGCCGGTATGATCGCTATTAAGCACATCGGTACCAACGGTGGTGGCTGGTTTGGCGCCAACTCAGCCCACCCCCTGGAAAATCCCAACTACTTCACCAATATGGTGGAGCTCATTGCGCAAATGATCATTCCCATTGCGATGATCTTCGCCCTCGGCTTTTACCTCAACCGTAAAAAGTTTGCCTATGTAATCTTTGGGGTGATGACAGTGGGCATGCTTTGTTTACTCATACCCACTATTCACTGGGAGGTAAACGGAAGTCCGGCCATTGCACACCTCGGTGTGGCGCAGCCCACCGGGGCCATGGAAGGGAAGGAAGTACGGTTTGGTCCTGCGGCTTCCGGTTACTGGAGTATTGTCACTACCATCATCTCCACCGGTTCGGTGAACTCCATGCACGACAGTTCCATGCCATTATCCGGTATGATGGAATTGCTGGGCATGATGATCAATGCCTTCTATGGCGGTTGCGGGGTTGGTATCCTCAACTACCTTATCTACATCATCATAGCCGTGTTCATTGCGGGATTAATGGTGGGCCGTACGCCGGAGTTCATGGGCCATAAAGTGGAAGCCCGTGAAGTCAAGATCGCTGCCATCGTAACCTTGTTCTCTGCCTTTCTGCTGAAAGCGGGTGTTGCATTGGCTGCCTACTTCGTAGCCCATCACCCCGAAATGGACTGGGCCGTCAAGCCCGGCAACTGGTTGAACAATCCCGGTTACCACGGTTTCTCTGAAATGTTATATGAGTTCACCTCTTCCAATGCCAACAATGGCAGTGGCTTTGAAGGCCTGGGCGATAACAACATCTTCTGGAACGTATCTACGGGTATTGTACTCATCCTGTCAAGGTTCATTCCCATCATAGGGCCGGTAGCCATCATCGGATTATTGGCCAATAAGAAGTTTATCCCCGAATCACCCGGCACCCTGCGAACAGACTCCGTAACCTTTGGTATGATGACATTTGCCGTTATCATAATCATTAATGCCTTATCCTTTTTCCCGGCCCTGGCGCTGGGCCCTATTGCTGAATACTTCAGCATGTGA
- the kdpF gene encoding K(+)-transporting ATPase subunit F, giving the protein MMNFLFAVSILVFIYLVYVLLKPEKF; this is encoded by the coding sequence ATGATGAACTTCCTTTTCGCCGTATCCATCCTGGTATTCATCTACCTCGTATACGTGCTCCTGAAACCAGAAAAATTTTAA